The nucleotide sequence ACCCTCCCGCTTGGCCCACTCCTTCGGGACGGAGACCGTGAACGTCGAGCCGCCGACCTTCTGGATCTTGCGTGTCTCCATCAGTCGCTCACCTCCAGAGCGGGTTTCATCAGTAGATCAACTCCGGCTCGCCCTCGAGGGCGTACAGCGTCCTGGCGGCGATATTGACGGCGTGATCGCCGACCCGTTCGATGTCGCGGATCGTCAACAGCACGCTCGCGACGTCGTCGATCAATCGTTCGAGCGCCCAGGCGTCGATCTCAGGATCGCGTTCCAGCAAGTCCCGGGCTACCCGTTCGCTCGCACGTTGACACATCGCATCCAGGTCGTCGTCTCGCCCGGCGACCGTTCGGCAGGCCGCCGCGTCCTCGGTCTCGTAGGCCGCCAGGGCGTCTTCGAGCATGTCGGCCGCCGCCCGACCGATCTCGGAGATGTCGAGTTCCGGGAACGGGTCCGGGCGACTCGACAGCGCGTACCGGGCGAGGTTGGTCGCCAGATCGCCGACGCGTTCGAGGTCGGTCGAGATCTTGAAGCTGGCCGCGACCAGCCGGAGGTCGCCAGCGACCGGCTGTTCCAGCGCGAAGAGGTCGATACAGTCGGCCTCGATGTCGAGGTACCGTCGGTTGACCGTCTCGTCACCCTCGATGACCGCCTCGGCACGGTCGTCGTTGCCCTCAGTCAGTGCCGAGAGGGCGGCTTTCAGGCGTTCGAGGACGAGTTCGCCCATCTCGACGACGGCCGTCCGGAGATCGGCCAGTGCGTGACGGAACTCCTCTCGTGCCATCGGATCACCCGAACTTGCCGGTGACGTAGTCTTCGACGCGCTGACTCTCGGGGTTCTCGAAGATCTTCTCGGTGTCGTCGTACTCGACGAGTTCGCCACCGGTGAGGAAGACGGCCGTCTGGTCGGAGATACGCGCCGCCTGCTGCATGTTGTGGGTGACCACGACGACCGTGTAGTCCTCGGCCAACTCCTCGATGAGGTCCTCGATCTTGGCGGTCGCGATCGGGTCCAAGGCGCTCGCGGGTTCGTCCATCAGGATGACCTCCGGATCGACCGCGAGACACCGTGCGATACAGAGGCGCTGTTGTTGCCCACCGGACAGCCCGAGGGCGTTGTCCGCCAGCCGGTCTTTCACCTCGTCCCACAGGGCTGCCTGCCGCAGTGTCCGCTCGACGAGTTCGTCTTCGGCGTCCTTCTCGTCGCGCCCGAGCAGCCGGGCCGCAAGTCCGCGGTTGATGTCCCCGTGCTTTCGGGGGCCGTACGCGACGTTCTCCCGGATCGACTTGGGGAACGGGTTCGGGGACTGAAACACCATCCCGATCCGCTTGCGGAGCTCGACCAGATCGACGCCCTCCTGATAGATGTCACTGCCGTCGAACTCGACGGTCCCCTCGACGCGGGCACTCTTGATCCGGTCGTTCATCCGGTTGAGCGAGCGGAGGAACGTCGACTTCCCACAGCCCGAGGGGCCGATCAGCGCCGTGACGCTCTCTTCGGGGATGTCCATCGAGACGTCCTTGATCGCCCGCTCGTCGCCGTAGTAGACGTTCAGGTCCTCGACTGACAGGACCGCCTCGCTCCCGAACTCGTAGTCGGTCCACGCCTCGCGCGTCCGCTCCGTGCTCTCGCCGGACGTTGTCTCGATTTCCGTGCCTGTGCTGCCTTCTGACGCCATCGTCGTCTCAGTCATGGTGTAGTTTCCTCCGGAAGTACCGCCGCGAGGCGACGGCCACGGCGAAAAACGACAGGACGACGCCGAGTAACACGAACGCCGTCGCCCAGCCGAACGCCATGTTCCCCGACACGCCGGCGGTGATGATCGCGTACAGCTGGTATGGAAGCGCACTCGCCGATTCGAGCAACGCGGAATTGGTCACCGACACGAACGGCGGCTGGGCCGTCAGGCCGACCTCGAAACTCGAGAGGACCGCCGGGGCCTTCCCCGGCTCGACCGGGCCGTTCAACACGAGCAACAGTGGGGCAGTCTCGCCGGCGATGCGGCCGACCCCGAGGATGACGCCAGTGATGATCCCCGGCATCGAGGCGGGGATGACGACCTCCTTGATCGTGTCCCACTTGCTGACGCCCAGCGCGGCGCTGGCGTCCCGGTACTCGTCGGGGACGCTCTGCATCGCCTCCCGGCTCGTGACCAACACGAGCGGGAGCAACATGAACCCGAGCACGAGCTGGGAGGCGAAGATCGACCCGCTGTTGCCGAATCGCGGGACGATGAACGCCAGCCCGAACAGCCCGAAGACGATGCTCGGCGTGCTCCAGAGGCCGTTCGTGGCCACGTCGACGCCCTTGGTGAAGAGGCTGTCCTCGGCGTACTCCGTGAGGAAGACGGCCGCGCCGACGGCGATCGGCACGGCGAAGGCGACTGCGCCGACGACGATCCAGACGGTCCCGATCAGCGCCGGCATGACTCCGCGCTGGATCCCGAGCCCCTGGGTCGGGTTCATCACGAACGGCCAGTCGACGGTCCCGCTCGCGACCAGTCCCACGGTCTCTGTTCCGATCGAGTTGCCGGTGAGGAGCACGTGCAGCGACGCAGCCAGCACTCCCAGGAGCAACAGCTGCGTACTCGAAGCGAGCGGCGGGATCGAAGCGCGAGCGGGGCCGTCCCGGAACCGTCCCGGCAGACCCGCGGCGATGGACGCGCTACTCAGTGCGCAGACGACCACGGCAAACGTGCCGACCAGCGAGACGCCGGCCACGGCCAGCGGGCCGACGAGGAGTTCGATGGTGACGCCCGCTGCGAGCGCGATTGCGAGGCCAACCCCGGCGCGCTTGAGTCTTCGTGCCCGCCGATCGGATGGCCGCCACGGCGTCGCTTGCCTGGCGGCCAGCACCGCGAGGCCGCTGACGAAGGCGGCCGGCAGCGCGCCGACGGCCGCCGTCGGCTGGATCGTCGTCGTGGCCGTCGTGAGCCCGTTGCCGCTCACGATCGCGTACCCGAGCCCCGAACCGGCGAGCGCCAGCGCCCCCGCGAGCGCGAGCCATAGGTACACCGCGATGAGGGTGACCCCGGAGGCGGAGCCGAGACCGCGCCGTCCGCGCCGGATCGATACGAAAAGGGGGAGCGCGAGCGCGACCACCAGCGTCCCGGCGCTGACGGTGAGGTTCTCGACCGTCGTCCCGATCCCGCGCTCGGCGACGTAGACAAGCAGGAACGCAAGCACGCCAACGACGAGGAAGACGACCAGCGAGACGAGCAGGAATGCGCCGTGCTGTCGCCCGCGTGCACCGAAGCCGCCGTAGGCTTTCCCGGCGGTCCAGCCCGCGAGGAGGCTACTCGACAGCGCCACCACCGGCACGACGACGTCGGCGGGGAAGGTCGCCCCGAAGGCCGCGGACTCCCAGGCCCACCCCGGGCCGAGCACGCCGGCGGTGACGAGCGCGCCCGAAAGCAGGAGGAAGGCCCCGACGGGAAGTGTCGAGCCAATGTCCTCGGGCGCGGCGAGGGTGGCGTATCCGACCGCGCCGCCGACGACCACCCCGAGCGGCCAGCCGATCGACCCGAGCGCCCAGGTGGCCACCGAGCCCGCCGTCGCCAGCCAGAGCACGCCGAGGACGGTGCTGGCGATCAATCCGGGCGACTCGCTCGGCGTCGTCGCGACGTCGAAACGTCGGGAGGCGACTCCCAACCCGACGACGAGGCTGCCGAGGCCGAGCAGGGCGACGCCGAAGTACGTCAGTCCCGGAACGGGGCCTCCCGTCTCGCCGGTCGGCACCCAGCCGAAGAACGTGCCGACGGCGGCGGCAAAGAGGAGAAAAGCGATCCCGACGGTTCCGGCGGCGATACGGTCGTATCCCGTCGAGCCTGTATCGACGAGTCGTCTCGAATATGCGTCACTCATTGGTTGCCCTGCAGTTTCCGTTCCATTCGCATCTCGACCAGTTGTGAGGCGATCCCGAGTCCGGTGACAATGACCAGGAGGACGACGCCGGCGGCGAATAGCGCGCTCCAGAACGTCTCGCCCGGCGTGACGTGGCCGTAGCTGCTGGCGATGAACGTCGTCAGCGTCTCCGTGCTGTCGAAGACGTTGTAGCCCGTCGGTTCGGGGAGCCGACGGCTGTGTGAGATCATCACCGTCGCGGCCATCGTCTCGCCCATCGCGCGGCCGATCCCGAGCAGGACGGCCGCGGATATCCCGGAGAACGCCGCCGGGACGGTCACGCTCTGCATCGTCTGCCAGTCAGTGGCACCGACGGCGAGCGACCCGTCTTTCATCGGCGACGGCACGGCCGCCAGGGCGTCCTCCGCGACCGAGATGACCGTCGGCAGCGCCATGAACCCGATGACGACGCCGATCGCGAACAGCGCGCCGGGATTGACCGAGAGGCGACCCGTGACGTAGGGATTGATGATCGTGAACCCGATGAACCCGTAGACGATCGACGGGATCCCCGCGAGGATCTCGACGGCGGGTTTGACGATATCCCGGAGCCATCCGGGCGCGATCTCGCTGATGAACAGCGCGCCCGCGATCCCGAGCGGTCCGGCGACCGCGACCGCGACGATCGTCGTGAGGACGGTCCCCCAGATCATCGGGACGAGCGAATACTTGCCCTGACCTGCGGCCCACTCGTTCCCACTGAAGGGGTTAATCAGGTCCAATCCGGCCGTCTGGAACGCGGGGATCGCCTCGAGGACGAGGAAGACGGCGATCAATCCCAGCGTGACCAGCGCGGACACCGTCATCAGGAACGTCGTGATCTTGGCCGTCAGTGCCTGTCGGAGGGCCCATCCCAGTCCGAATACGACCAGAAACGAGACCACGAAAAGCGGCGTCCAGACCGACTGGCGGAGAAACCCGACGAAGGCGGCCACGACCAGCGACAGCTGCCCGACGGCCAGCAGGCGACCGACCCAGCCCAGGCGCTGGACTGACCGGCGGAGCGAGCGGCCACGCTCGCGCCCCCATCGGACGATGGCGGAAGCCCTCGCCGGTGACTGAAATTCGGCTGTCATGGGTGTGCCCTCGACGTGCGTCGTTCAGACTTCGAATCCTGCATGATCCCGGAGAACGGTCGTCTTAGACCTGGTCGGGGAGCTTCGCGCGTTCTTCCTCGCGACGAGCCTCCGGGAGTTTGAAGTAGTTCTGTGGCTCGACGAAGTTGGTCTGGCCGAAGTCCGAGAGGATCATGTTGAGGAACGCGGCCTCCTTCTCGGAGGTCCCCCCGTAGGTGTACATGTGGAGGTCGCGGTTGAGCGGGTACTCCTTCGCGCCGAGGTTCTTGCCGTACTCGTAGACCGTCCCGTCGAGGTCGAGGGCGATCGGCGGCGTCACGCCGTCGGGTTCGACGAACGCCAGCGCGATGTAGGCGATGGCGTTGTCGTTCTGCTCGATGAGGGTCTTGACTTGCTGGTTTTGGCCCTTCCGGGTGTCGGGCTCGATCGGCGCGTCAGGGTCGCCATAGAGGTTCGCCCGGAACGCGGTGTCGGTCCCGGAGTCCTCCGCGCGGCCGACCGCGTAGATCTCCTTGTCAGGGCCACCGAGTTCGCTCCAGTTGGTGATCTCCTTCATGTAGATGTCCCGGAGCTGATCGCCGGTGATCTGGGTCACGCCCGCGTCGTAGATCTCCCGGCTGACGACGATCGGCTGGCCGTCGACGCCGACGACGTGATCGACGATGTTATCGAGTTCGTCGTTGTCCTCACCGAGGATCGACTCGGCGGTCGAACTGGCGTCGCCGATGTCGACGCGTTCGTTGATGACCGCTTCGACGCCGGTCCCGGAGTGACTGAGCGCGATCTGGGTGCCGAACGGCGGAACGGCCCGTGTCTCGGTCGGCTCGTACCCGTACTTGCTCGCCCAGTAATCGGCGAGGTGCATGTCCGTGTCGATGTCGTACTGGCCGGGGCCCCAGTACTCCTGGTCGTCGGCCGGCGGGTTGCCGTTCCACAGCCGGCTCGCGTCGTTCGCGATCGGGTACACCGTCGAGGACCCGTCAGCTGTCAGTGCACTCGTGTCCTGGGAACTCGATTCTTCCGTCGGCGTCGACGTCTCCTGATCGACAGTTTCCTGCTCGTCGTCGTCCACGTTCGCTTCCTGTTGCGGTTCCGTCGTTTCATTCCCACCGCCACTACACCCCGCCAGTGCGCCGACGCCGAGTGCGCCGGCCGAGAGGATGAATTTCCGCCGTGATGCCCTGTCCGGACGCGTCGAATCTCGCGTCATCAACTGAACGGGCGGGAGAGTTGACTAAAGGGGTTTATAATAGGGGTACAGCCTGCTATGGCCGGGTCCTGATCGATATGAGGCTCCTTTATTCCTATGGGAGACTATCATGGTATACATAGACATAATATTCCTTGTAGCGCGTGGATGCTTCCCGACTGGGGTACCGTTGTGCGTCGCCGATGCTGGTCGGGGCTCGTGATCTGACGTCACAATCGCCGTCTCAGTCGGCCTGGGCCGCGTCATCGACGATGTCTACCTCGTCGAAGACGATCCTGGCACCGCCGTCGCGGCCGTCCGCGATCTCGACACCCCAGCCGTGGGCGTTCGCGATCGCGTCGACGATCGCGAGTCCGAGACCCGTACCGGTCGCGTCTGTCGTGTAGCCGTATTCGAGGACGTCCTCACGATCGTCCTCCGGGATGCCGGGGCCGTCGTCCTCGACGTAGAAGCCGTGCTCGGTTCGGCCGAGCCTGACTGTCAGCGACGCGTCGCCGCCGTTCGAGTCACGTTCGGCCGGGCGTTCGCTCGTCGCCTCGGATTGGGGTTCGCCCGTGTTGCTATCACCGCCCCGCAACAACGGATCGCCCGATTTCGATCCCGGGTCGACATCGCTCTCGGACTCCCGCGGGGTACTTCGGGGTTGTGTGTCCGCCCCCGTTCCGTCCGTGAACGCGGCCCGACGCGGTTGCGAGTCAGGGTTCGTGGAGCCATGTTCGACTGCATTCCGGAAGAGGTTCTCGAAGACCGTCCGCAGCCGTGAGTGGTCGGCGTAGACGGTGATGTCGCCAGCGGGCTCGACTTCGAGGGTAGCGCCGTCAGTGTCGACCGTCTCCCAGGCGGTGCGGGCAAGCGCCGCAAGTTCGATCGGCTCGCGGTCCTCGATGGCCTGGCCCTTCCGGGCGAGCGCTAGCGTGTCTTCGACGAGCTGGTCGATCCGTTCGAGTGCGTCCGCGGCGGTCTCCAGATGTGCCTCGTCGCCTGTTTCCTGTGCGAGATCGATCCGCCCCCGGGCGACACTCAGCGGGTTGCGAAGGTCGTGGGAGAGCGTCCCGGCGAAGCGTTCGAGCTGGGCCGTTTGCTGTCTGAGGTGGCGGATCCGCTGGCGGCGGTCGGTGACGTCCCTGACGACGACAGCGAATCCACCGGGCGCGTCACCGACGGCGATAGGCGTCACGCTCACCGCGTACTCCCGTGGTTCGCCGTCGACGTGGCGCGTGAACGATTCGACGAACGGATTTTCAACGTCGTCATCATCGGTCCCGTCGCTCGTCCCGGTGGTCTTTCGGTCCCCGGTGTGGGACGGTGTCACCTTGGAACCACCATCGACGAGTGCCGGTAGGACGGTATCGATGGCGGTCCCCTCCGCAGTTGCGAGTTCGGGGAACGTCTCGCTTGCAGCGCCGTTGAAGTCCAGGATCCGCCGCTGGCTGTCGACGACGATGACGACTTCCTCGAGCCCTTCAAAAATGGTCTCTCTGGCCATCGGGACGATGTCCAACAGCTGGTGACGAAAGACAGCCCACGCGACGACCGCGAGCGTCCACGTTCCACCGATCACGGACGCACCGGCCAGAGGTCCGGGAATGATACCCGCCGACCAGACGGAGATGATAGCGAACGGCGGGAGAAACCCGACGAACAGCGCGGCGGTCTGTGTCCGCCGCGTTCCCGACCCAAAGAGGATGTTCGCGCCGAGCAATCCCATGCCCACGTAATAAAACGCCATCTGTGGGAGCATGAGGACGAGCGACAGGTTGGTCGGCTCGCCGACCACGTAGGCAAACGGCGAGTGTTCGATCGTGTATTCACTCCAGATGAGGTAGTGGGCGGGATTCGTGAGTTCTAAGACGCCCGTCACGACAAAGATGCCGAACACGACGATCACGACCGGTCGGGTCAGGTGGCGTCGGTATCCCAGCGACGCCAGGACGAACAGGAAAAAGGCAGGCGTCACCAAGGCCAGCAGCATGTTTTGCCCCCCATAGAGGAGCACTGAGAGCGATTGACTGTCAGCGAACAACTCGGCGGCGACGAGCGCCCCACCGACTGCCTGGAAGACGGCAATGCCGAGAAACAGGTTCGTCGAAAAATCCCGCTCGCGTTCCCACAGCCAGGCTGCGACAGCGGCTGCGAACCCACTCGCAGCGAGCACCAGCGCGATGTACAGCGTCTGGCTGACCACGCTATTCGCAGTTCAGCCCCTTATTGTAAATCATTTTCCAAAACCGTCTCCGGGAAAACACATACGTTCGGTCGTTTCACTCGACACTACCGCTGTCTCGGTGACTCGCCCGCGTTCGAGACGCTGGCCTCAGTATCGAGCGGTATCGCGCCGAGGCGGCGACGGGTTCAGGTGAGGGAGTCGAGCATCGAGTGTGCCGACCCGAGCACTGACTCCTCGAACTCCGTGTTCCCACAGACCTCACACTCCTCGGGCGGCCCCTCCCGAAGGTGATTCACGATCGACAGCGTCTGGATGTTTCCACACTGTGTGCACTTCCATTCTTTCGTCATATATAACCTTTTATCATGCAGTACTATTAGTCTTTCTTCACACATCCGTCATTATTCCGGCGGTTGATGACTGATCGGGCAAGTACTACCCGCACGCGGCGACTGATCGACGGGTTCGAGCGCTATTCGCCGCTGTTGGCGTACGCCGCTCCCCAGCGCTTTTCGTTGTACGAGTGCTGGCGCTCGCTGTCGAACTCCCGGCCGATCCGCTCGCGGAGTTGATCCTTGGCCGTGGCGTCGATGCGTGCGAGCTCGTCGGCCTTCGCGACGGCGACCGGTGGCCCGCGTTCGGCAGCAACGTCGGCGACGATCTGCATCGTCAGCCGCTCGCGGCGGTCGGCGTCCCGTGTCACGGCGTAGGGAGCTTCGATCCGATAGACCAACTCGTCACGGGGATCGTACAGCGCGAAGAACGTAACTTCGTAGGCTTCAGGGTCGAGTTCACGCTCGACGCCGAGTGCGTTCCCGGCCGACGAGAGGACGCGGTCGGTCCCGATCCGTGACCGGAACCAGTTCGTGAACGTGAGCGCGTCAGTGCGAAGCTCACCGCCCTCGTACCGCGAGAGGACGTGTTCGAAGAAGGCGTTGTCGTCCGCCCACGGCGCGGCCGTCTTCGTCCGGAGCGCCCGCGTCAATCCGTTGGCGGCGCTGTTCTTGACGAATCCGACGATCGGGATCTCTGCTTCGAGGCAGGTCTCGACCAGCCTGACGTAGTTCTCGACGACGTCACGGGGCTGTTCGTCGGATTCCAGCAGGTCCGCGAGTTCGGGATGTCTATCGGCCCAGTTGAGGAGGCCGGTCGGGTAGATCGGCCCGTCCAGGATCAACAGATCCGAGACGTCCTCGATGTTGGCCCGAGCGTGATGGCTTTCGGCGAGGTACAACGCGAGCGCGTGGACGACCGTCTGGGCGTATCGATCGACCCGCGGGACCTGAAGCAAGCGCTCGTGGGTGTAGCCCTCGTCGTTTCGCCGCCATTCGTCGTCGCCGAGGTCGACCGTCATGTCGTTGGTGTGGGCGCTGACGACGACCGTCCGCGAACGGTGGAGGTCCAGCTCCGAGGGCACGCCGGCCATCGCCGCCTGGGCGACGTCGAGCACCAGCCCGTTCTTGAACGTCGTCGGGTTGATCGTCCCCGAGTCAAGCCCGTGTTGGGTGTCGAAGGGGCGCTCCTCCAGGGCGATGTCGGGCAGCGGGGCCGCTCGTCGCCGTTGCTCGCCGAGCGGTTCGAGGATCACCCGATCCTCGTCATACAGGGGATCGAGAAACTCGTCCCAGGCTGTCGCGGCGAGGTCGTCGTGGTCGGTGTCCTCAACTCGCCCGCCGAGGCGACCGGCCAGCCGGGCGATGCCGTCGACGTGCACCGGATCGAGTGTCATGCCCCGCCTTTCGCGGGACGTGCTAAAAACGGTCGGGGTCACGACCGGCGTGCGAAACCGGCCCGCCTCCGCTCACGTCCGGCGTCCGATCGCACTCCGGAGCCGGGTGACGTGAAACCGGAGGCTGACGACCGTCGCGATCGCGGCCGCGGCCGCCAGAAACAGGTACAGCGACTGGACGCCGACCGTGTCCACCAGCCACCCCGAGCCGAGTTGGCTCGATGCCCGTCCGACGCCCATCCCGATCGAGGACAACAGGGTCTGGGCGGTCGCCGCCAGCGCGACCGGCGCGTACTTGTGGGCCATGTTGACCGCGGCGTAGATGAAGAAGGCCACGCCCGATCCGGAGACGATCATGACCCCGACGGCGATCGGTGCCGCCTGGGTGAGCCCCAACACGAGATACGCGGCCATTGTCACCACGCCGCCGACTGTCAACAACGTCCGGTTGTCGAAGCTGTGCCGGGATAACCACACGAAGACGACGGCCTCGGTGAACGTCTTGACCAGCCACGCGACGCCCGTAATGCTATCTCCACCGGTGAGTTCCCGGAGGTACACTGACAGGAAGGCGTCGGCCCCGGCGAAGGCACCGGGGATGACCACCGCGATGAACAGCAGCAGGATGAACCGCTGGTTGCCCAAAAGCGTGATGGCGTCCCGCTTCAAGTCCGGTGAGATGTCCGCCCGCGGCTTCTCAAGACCCTTGACGAGTACGGCGAGAAACGCCATGCCGGCCGCATAGAGGTAGAAGATCACCGAGAGTCCGAAGAACGTCGCGACCCATCCGATGAAGAGGCTCCCGAGGCCGAACGCGAGGCTCCCGGCCGCCCGGATCTGGCCGTAGCTCAGCCCTTTCGAGAGCACCATCGAGTTCGCGATCGGCAGGATCGGCGCGCGGAAACTCGAGACGAACAACGTCGCGACGATCATGAGACTGAACTCCCAGGGTGTGTGGACCGCCAGCGGGAACAGCAGGATGCTGATCCCCGAGACGATCGCCCCAGTCAACATGATCCCCCGCGTCGCACCCGTTTTGTCGGCGAGGACACCCCACGCCGGCTGGGCGACCAGCCCGCCGGCGACCAGCAGTGCCCCGATCAGCCCCATCTGTGACCCCGTGAGGCCGATCTCGTCAAAGTAGGCGTTTCTGAACGTCACCATCCCGTTCAACGCGAAGTAATACGAGAAGTAAATGACGTGATATCGGTACTCGGTGCCTGCACTGTCGAGCAACTCCTGGCCCACCGATAGTAGTCGTCTATCTGTCACGCTGATGAAACCCTCTCGGCTCTCTCGGTACGACTACCACGCGTTTATCCGTTCTTGTTTGCCGCTATTTGTGACACTGAAGCGATTGCTTCCGATCGGGTGTCCACGGCCCACCGGCCCCGGGAGGTCCGTGGGTATCACCCGGTCGGGGCCCTGGGGCCCCGCTCCGAGATGTGGTCTCCGCCAGGACAGACCGCCGTCCAAATGTATTCCTCCAATTATAATTGGGAATCGGTAGACGGGCGTATGAATGCGGGCGGATTTACCGGCAAATATCAAAAGGTATTACCCTCGGAGTGGAACGTTCGGGTATGCAGGCAGGACTCATCATCCTCGACGGCTGGGGACTCAACGACGACGAGGACGCCCGTGACGCGGTCAAAGCCGCGGACACGCCGAACTTCGACGCGTACTGGGACGCGGGCGCACACAACCGACTGGACGCCTCGGGCCGACGCGTCGGCCTGCCGGAGGGCCAGATGGGCAACAGCGAGGTCGGCCACCTCAACATCGGGGCCGGCCGCGTGGTCAAGCAGGACACGACGCGCATCACCGACGATATCGAGGACGGCACGTTCTTCGAGAACGAGAACCTCCTCGCCGCGATGGACTACGCCAAAGACAACGACGGGCAGGTCCACTTCATGGGTCTGGTCAGCGACGGCGGGGTCCACTCCCGGCAGACCCACCTCCACGCGCTGATCGAGATGGCCGCCGACAACGACGTCGAGGCGGTCACCCACGCCTTCATGGACGGTCGGGACACCTCGCCGACCGGCGGCGCGGACTACCTCCGGGAGCTCCAGGGCGTCATCGACGAGGAAGGCACCGGCGACGTCGCGACCGTGACGGGTCGGTATCACGCGATGGACCGCGACCAGAACTGGGAGCGCACGAAGAAAGCCTACGACGCGATCGTCCACCGCGAGGCCGAGTTCGAAGCGCCAGACCCGGTGACGGCCACCGAGGAGTCCTACGACCGGGACACCACCGACGAGTTCATCGAGCCGACGCTGATCGAGGGCGGCGCGGCACTCGAAGACGGCGACGCCGTCATCTTCTTCAACTTCCGATCGGATCGGGCCCGTCAGCTCACCCGGCTGCTCAATTCCATCGACCCGGATTGGGACTTCGACACCTCGCCGCCGGAGACCCACTACGTGACGATGACGCAGTACGACGAGACGTTCGACCTCCCCGTGGCCTACCCACCCAACCAGCCCGCGAACACACTGGGTGAAGTCGTCTCGGCGGCCGGTGGCACGCAGCTCCGGCTGGCCGAGTCCGAGAAGTACCCCCACGTCACCTACTTCCTCAACGGCGGTCGCGAGGTCAAGTTCGACGGCGAACTCCGGGAGATCGTCGAGAGCCCCGACGTGCCGACCTACGACGAACAGCCCGAGATGAGCGCCGAGGGCGTGACCGACACCGCTATCCAGTACATCGAGAGTGACGATCCAGACCTGCTGGTGCTCAACTACGCCAACCCCGACATGGTCGGCCACACCGGGGACTTCGACGCTGCGGTCGCGGCCGTCGAGGCCGTCGACGAACAGCTTGGGCGGTTGATCGACGCGGTCCAGGCAGCCGGTGCGGACGTCCTCATCACCGCCGACCACGGTAACGCCGACGACCTCGGGACAGTCGAGGACCCGCATACGGCCCACACGCTCAACGATGTCCCGATCGTCTATCTGACGAGCGAGGGCGACGACGGCGGGCGCTCCGTGCGGTCCGGTGGCTCGCTGTGTGACATCGCGCCGACGCTGCTGGAACTCCTCGACGTCGAAAAGCCCGCCGAGATGACTGGCGAGTCGCTGCTGGAGTAAGTCAGACCGGAACCGCGTCGGGGTCGTCGGCCTCGTCCGGCCCGATCTGAATGGCGATTTCGACGTGGTCGTACCACACCGTCGGTTTCTTCGCGCGCCCGACTTCTTTGAGTTCGACGAGACCGAGATTTTCGAGCTGATTCAGTGCGGTCGAGACGTTTTTGATGTCGCGGTCGACGAGCCGGGCGAGTTCACGGATGCTTTCGGGTTCGTGAGTCGCGATTGCCCGGACGAGTTCGAGGTTTTTCGCGCTGAGGGCCCGATTGAGCGCCTCCCCGTCAGGGAGACTGAGGACGTACTTCTCGTCCAGTTCCTCGTCAGTTTCGAGCCGACGAACGTCTTCGAGGGTCGCCTCGAAGAACGCCGCCGTCGATTCGACTGTGATGTGAAGCGTGTTCGTGGTCAGGGGGAAACGTGGTCGGGAAGTTCGTGGACGAACTGCCGGAGGAGGGCTTCGAGGCCTGGGAAGTCCACCGCCTCCGTG is from Halorhabdus sp. BNX81 and encodes:
- the phoU gene encoding phosphate signaling complex protein PhoU — encoded protein: MAREEFRHALADLRTAVVEMGELVLERLKAALSALTEGNDDRAEAVIEGDETVNRRYLDIEADCIDLFALEQPVAGDLRLVAASFKISTDLERVGDLATNLARYALSSRPDPFPELDISEIGRAAADMLEDALAAYETEDAAACRTVAGRDDDLDAMCQRASERVARDLLERDPEIDAWALERLIDDVASVLLTIRDIERVGDHAVNIAARTLYALEGEPELIY
- a CDS encoding substrate-binding domain-containing protein — protein: MTRDSTRPDRASRRKFILSAGALGVGALAGCSGGGNETTEPQQEANVDDDEQETVDQETSTPTEESSSQDTSALTADGSSTVYPIANDASRLWNGNPPADDQEYWGPGQYDIDTDMHLADYWASKYGYEPTETRAVPPFGTQIALSHSGTGVEAVINERVDIGDASSTAESILGEDNDELDNIVDHVVGVDGQPIVVSREIYDAGVTQITGDQLRDIYMKEITNWSELGGPDKEIYAVGRAEDSGTDTAFRANLYGDPDAPIEPDTRKGQNQQVKTLIEQNDNAIAYIALAFVEPDGVTPPIALDLDGTVYEYGKNLGAKEYPLNRDLHMYTYGGTSEKEAAFLNMILSDFGQTNFVEPQNYFKLPEARREEERAKLPDQV
- the pstB gene encoding phosphate ABC transporter ATP-binding protein PstB, coding for MTETTMASEGSTGTEIETTSGESTERTREAWTDYEFGSEAVLSVEDLNVYYGDERAIKDVSMDIPEESVTALIGPSGCGKSTFLRSLNRMNDRIKSARVEGTVEFDGSDIYQEGVDLVELRKRIGMVFQSPNPFPKSIRENVAYGPRKHGDINRGLAARLLGRDEKDAEDELVERTLRQAALWDEVKDRLADNALGLSGGQQQRLCIARCLAVDPEVILMDEPASALDPIATAKIEDLIEELAEDYTVVVVTHNMQQAARISDQTAVFLTGGELVEYDDTEKIFENPESQRVEDYVTGKFG
- the pstA gene encoding phosphate ABC transporter permease PstA, which codes for MSDAYSRRLVDTGSTGYDRIAAGTVGIAFLLFAAAVGTFFGWVPTGETGGPVPGLTYFGVALLGLGSLVVGLGVASRRFDVATTPSESPGLIASTVLGVLWLATAGSVATWALGSIGWPLGVVVGGAVGYATLAAPEDIGSTLPVGAFLLLSGALVTAGVLGPGWAWESAAFGATFPADVVVPVVALSSSLLAGWTAGKAYGGFGARGRQHGAFLLVSLVVFLVVGVLAFLLVYVAERGIGTTVENLTVSAGTLVVALALPLFVSIRRGRRGLGSASGVTLIAVYLWLALAGALALAGSGLGYAIVSGNGLTTATTTIQPTAAVGALPAAFVSGLAVLAARQATPWRPSDRRARRLKRAGVGLAIALAAGVTIELLVGPLAVAGVSLVGTFAVVVCALSSASIAAGLPGRFRDGPARASIPPLASSTQLLLLGVLAASLHVLLTGNSIGTETVGLVASGTVDWPFVMNPTQGLGIQRGVMPALIGTVWIVVGAVAFAVPIAVGAAVFLTEYAEDSLFTKGVDVATNGLWSTPSIVFGLFGLAFIVPRFGNSGSIFASQLVLGFMLLPLVLVTSREAMQSVPDEYRDASAALGVSKWDTIKEVVIPASMPGIITGVILGVGRIAGETAPLLLVLNGPVEPGKAPAVLSSFEVGLTAQPPFVSVTNSALLESASALPYQLYAIITAGVSGNMAFGWATAFVLLGVVLSFFAVAVASRRYFRRKLHHD
- the pstC gene encoding phosphate ABC transporter permease subunit PstC, producing the protein MTAEFQSPARASAIVRWGRERGRSLRRSVQRLGWVGRLLAVGQLSLVVAAFVGFLRQSVWTPLFVVSFLVVFGLGWALRQALTAKITTFLMTVSALVTLGLIAVFLVLEAIPAFQTAGLDLINPFSGNEWAAGQGKYSLVPMIWGTVLTTIVAVAVAGPLGIAGALFISEIAPGWLRDIVKPAVEILAGIPSIVYGFIGFTIINPYVTGRLSVNPGALFAIGVVIGFMALPTVISVAEDALAAVPSPMKDGSLAVGATDWQTMQSVTVPAAFSGISAAVLLGIGRAMGETMAATVMISHSRRLPEPTGYNVFDSTETLTTFIASSYGHVTPGETFWSALFAAGVVLLVIVTGLGIASQLVEMRMERKLQGNQ